A section of the Roseivirga sp. BDSF3-8 genome encodes:
- a CDS encoding RluA family pseudouridine synthase, translating into MEERNEEENRGDEQRPYPGEEYEGDYEGSAGEGDDEGESDELFERYRIKTDPKQTLIRLDKFLVDRLPNVTRNKVQEGIRNDFILVNNLPTKSNYKVRPNDVITVFLPQPARDTVVVPENIPLDILHEDDDLLVVNKPAGMVVHPAYNNWTGTLVNGLTYHFQNLPVMKNNEGRPGLVHRIDKDTSGLLVVAKSERAMSGLAEQFFNHSIERTYYALVWGEPKEEKGTIDTNLGRSPKDRRIVIAYPEGEYGRHAVTHYEVIKYFRYVSLIKCNLETGRTHQIRAHMAHLGHPLFNDTNYGGDRILKGEQFSKYKAFVQNCFKLMPRQALHAKSLGFVHPGTKEWVQFESKLPEDFENVIEKWDRYVSFTD; encoded by the coding sequence ATGGAGGAAAGAAATGAAGAAGAAAACAGGGGGGATGAGCAAAGGCCATATCCCGGTGAGGAATATGAAGGGGATTACGAAGGGAGTGCCGGTGAGGGGGATGATGAGGGTGAAAGCGATGAGCTATTCGAGCGATATCGAATAAAAACGGACCCTAAGCAAACGCTGATCAGGTTGGATAAATTTTTGGTGGACCGCCTGCCTAATGTAACGCGTAATAAGGTGCAGGAGGGGATACGTAATGATTTTATCCTGGTAAATAACTTACCTACCAAATCGAACTATAAGGTACGGCCTAATGATGTGATCACTGTTTTTCTACCACAGCCGGCGAGGGATACGGTAGTGGTACCGGAAAATATACCGCTGGACATTCTGCATGAGGATGATGACTTGCTTGTGGTAAATAAGCCTGCCGGCATGGTGGTGCATCCCGCATATAATAACTGGACGGGCACACTGGTAAATGGTTTGACGTACCACTTTCAGAACCTTCCGGTGATGAAAAATAATGAAGGCCGCCCCGGGCTGGTTCACCGTATAGATAAGGATACGAGCGGTCTACTGGTGGTGGCAAAATCAGAACGGGCGATGTCTGGTCTGGCAGAGCAGTTTTTTAATCATAGCATTGAGCGAACGTACTATGCCTTGGTGTGGGGCGAGCCAAAGGAGGAGAAAGGCACTATAGATACTAACCTTGGGCGTAGCCCAAAGGACAGGCGCATTGTGATAGCCTACCCTGAGGGTGAATACGGGCGGCATGCCGTAACTCACTATGAAGTGATCAAATATTTCCGGTATGTATCTTTAATAAAGTGTAACCTGGAGACGGGGCGTACGCATCAGATCAGGGCGCACATGGCTCACCTTGGCCATCCGCTTTTTAATGATACGAACTATGGGGGGGACCGCATTCTAAAAGGAGAGCAGTTCAGTAAGTACAAAGCATTTGTGCAGAACTGTTTTAAGCTAATGCCCCGTCAGGCTCTACATGCTAAATCTCTTGGCTTTGTACACCCGGGTACAAAGGAATGGGTACAATTTGAATCAAAACTTCCTGAAGATTTCGAAAATGTCATTGAAAAATGGGACCGATATGTCTCTTTTACCGACTAG
- a CDS encoding T9SS type A sorting domain-containing protein, with amino-acid sequence MRHHLPALRSMALAVLFTILSGAVAFAQQIIPLDSPSKTTDENAISIGGNAYDPGTILVGSVPANSGSKPVIVFIHGYTGDASTWFGDNDMYDLAYNAGYRTAFVTVYPDRSMWVNGDLFSQQLTAITNYYGVQKVVVVAHSKGGLDTDAALVHYGGYSRVNRVVTLGSPHWGSPLANLAQSGWVWWLSAVFGQVNEATYVMQTGYMDYFRSVTDPHVNNNYTDFRTVGGWDYGGSLWFSGVYLSANGGSSSKGGNDGVVNYRDSRRPSSRELYSGSGDSRTKYDHFELNIGSNFWSTVRSQLPSTLARESAGSLTAANENPHATVNSNMLVLASEGGMERFRIDNARGVTIEIRQPENASDQARIAGPFTGAMRNATTERKPAEATDILPGSVMRTQITNPENGEYFVEAEGPYLAIVTIEDNSLFELETGLTDNKLVYSAGESMELRVRLADNGGNPLSDATVSGMIRLTGSLEGDRNMDQAPAEVTFSSTGVPGEYVYISEPMTQAGIYNLSIDARKGDYTRSLVHSIGVTDRTAAPVGETMAEAFPNPFTDKVQIRFDLSMEADVTIRIRDIAGREVYKEQSMRSAGSQSLIWSPQASQPEGLYLYEIKAGEQVMKGKVILSR; translated from the coding sequence ATGAGACACCATTTACCAGCTTTGCGCAGCATGGCATTAGCCGTGTTGTTTACTATTCTATCAGGGGCGGTTGCATTTGCCCAGCAAATCATCCCCCTGGACTCGCCATCCAAAACCACTGATGAAAACGCCATTTCCATAGGTGGTAACGCTTATGATCCGGGCACTATACTTGTAGGGAGTGTTCCGGCTAACAGCGGCTCTAAACCTGTTATCGTATTCATTCACGGATACACGGGAGATGCCAGCACGTGGTTCGGTGACAATGATATGTATGATCTCGCATATAATGCCGGATACCGGACGGCATTTGTAACTGTATACCCTGACCGTTCTATGTGGGTGAACGGTGACCTGTTTTCTCAACAGCTTACGGCTATCACTAATTACTATGGTGTACAAAAAGTGGTCGTTGTGGCTCACTCAAAAGGTGGTCTGGATACTGACGCCGCTCTGGTACACTACGGTGGCTACAGCCGTGTGAACCGGGTAGTGACGCTTGGATCTCCACACTGGGGCTCTCCCCTGGCTAACCTAGCCCAGAGTGGTTGGGTATGGTGGCTTTCTGCTGTTTTCGGACAGGTAAACGAAGCTACCTACGTAATGCAGACGGGTTACATGGACTACTTCCGTAGTGTAACGGACCCTCATGTAAATAATAATTATACTGACTTCCGCACGGTAGGCGGATGGGACTATGGTGGAAGCCTTTGGTTTAGCGGAGTATATCTTTCAGCTAATGGCGGAAGCAGCAGCAAGGGTGGTAATGATGGGGTAGTTAATTACCGCGACAGCCGCCGTCCTTCAAGCCGCGAACTTTATAGTGGTTCGGGAGATTCACGTACAAAGTATGACCACTTTGAGCTCAACATCGGTTCAAACTTCTGGAGTACTGTTCGCAGCCAGCTTCCTTCTACACTGGCCAGAGAGTCTGCAGGATCTCTTACGGCAGCCAATGAAAATCCTCACGCTACTGTAAACAGCAACATGCTGGTGCTGGCCTCAGAAGGCGGAATGGAACGTTTTCGTATAGACAATGCCCGCGGGGTAACGATAGAGATCAGGCAGCCTGAGAATGCCTCTGACCAGGCACGAATAGCGGGTCCTTTCACTGGTGCCATGCGCAATGCGACGACGGAAAGAAAACCTGCTGAAGCCACTGACATACTACCCGGATCAGTAATGCGCACCCAAATTACCAACCCTGAGAATGGTGAGTACTTTGTAGAGGCGGAAGGTCCTTACCTTGCAATAGTTACTATTGAGGACAATAGCCTCTTTGAACTGGAGACGGGCCTTACTGACAACAAGCTGGTATATAGTGCCGGTGAGTCTATGGAGTTACGTGTACGCCTGGCAGACAACGGAGGTAACCCGCTTTCAGACGCTACTGTCTCTGGTATGATCCGCCTGACAGGTTCACTTGAAGGTGACCGGAATATGGACCAGGCACCTGCTGAAGTTACATTTAGTTCTACTGGCGTGCCCGGTGAGTACGTTTATATCTCTGAACCTATGACACAGGCGGGTATTTATAACTTATCTATCGATGCGCGTAAGGGTGACTACACGCGTTCACTGGTACACAGTATTGGTGTGACAGACAGAACTGCAGCGCCTGTGGGTGAGACTATGGCCGAAGCCTTTCCTAATCCATTCACGGATAAGGTACAGATTCGCTTTGACCTGAGCATGGAGGCTGATGTTACGATTCGTATCCGTGACATAGCAGGCCGTGAGGTGTATAAAGAGCAATCTATGCGCAGTGCGGGATCACAATCGTTGATTTGGAGCCCTCAGGCCAGTCAGCCTGAAGGTCTTTACCTATATGAGATCAAAGCCGGTGAGCAGGTTATGAAAGGCAAGGTTATTCTTAGCCGCTAA
- a CDS encoding alpha/beta fold hydrolase, giving the protein MKTIRINFINKDGHELSGRLEMPVNGQPDAYAVFAHCFTCNKNFKAVTNICRSLTQQKIAVLRFDFTGLGNSEGNFADTTFSGNTEDLVSAATYLQDHYEAPQLLIGHSLGGAAVLVAAARLDSVKALVTIGAPSDPEHVTRLIGKEKDKILQEGAARVSIAGRHFSIKKQFLDDLEEYRMKDRIRKLGKALLIMHSPQDRVVEIVNAEKIYNYSMHPKSFISLDGADHLLSDEQDSRYAGYVLAAWALRYLEPKTPEDLETDSQTVTSTGNEGFLTEIQSDQHSFMADEPVSVGGTDLGPTPYDLLTASLGACTGMTLRMYADRKGLNLEEVRVHVQHAHKHADDCTECQKPGSRIDQITRKIELIGELNEEEKKKLLEIADKCPVHRTMSSQTTIHTELIK; this is encoded by the coding sequence ATGAAAACAATTCGGATAAACTTTATAAATAAAGACGGGCATGAGCTGAGCGGCCGGTTAGAAATGCCGGTAAACGGACAGCCAGACGCTTATGCAGTGTTTGCTCACTGTTTCACATGTAATAAAAATTTTAAAGCCGTTACGAATATTTGCCGAAGCCTCACCCAGCAAAAAATTGCCGTTCTTCGGTTCGATTTTACCGGTTTAGGTAATAGTGAAGGGAACTTCGCTGATACCACCTTCTCTGGAAATACTGAAGACCTGGTGTCAGCAGCCACCTATCTGCAGGACCATTATGAAGCTCCACAGCTCCTGATAGGCCACAGCCTTGGTGGCGCAGCCGTTCTCGTAGCAGCTGCCCGCCTGGACTCCGTAAAGGCCCTTGTCACTATAGGCGCCCCATCTGATCCTGAGCATGTAACCCGGCTAATAGGTAAGGAAAAGGATAAGATATTGCAAGAAGGAGCCGCCAGAGTAAGCATAGCAGGCCGTCACTTTAGTATAAAAAAGCAATTTCTGGATGATCTGGAGGAATACCGGATGAAAGATAGGATAAGAAAGCTCGGGAAGGCTCTGCTCATCATGCATTCACCCCAGGACCGCGTGGTCGAAATAGTTAATGCTGAGAAAATCTACAATTACTCCATGCACCCGAAAAGCTTTATCTCCCTCGATGGGGCAGACCACTTACTTAGTGATGAACAGGATAGCCGTTACGCAGGGTATGTGCTGGCTGCATGGGCATTACGCTACCTGGAGCCGAAAACGCCAGAAGATCTGGAAACCGATAGTCAGACAGTAACAAGTACAGGAAATGAAGGCTTCCTTACAGAAATACAGTCAGACCAACATTCTTTTATGGCTGATGAGCCTGTAAGTGTGGGAGGAACTGACCTCGGGCCTACCCCTTATGACCTGCTTACCGCATCCCTCGGCGCCTGCACCGGCATGACTCTGCGCATGTATGCCGACAGGAAGGGGCTCAACCTGGAAGAAGTGCGTGTTCATGTACAGCATGCTCACAAGCATGCGGATGACTGTACCGAATGCCAAAAGCCCGGCAGCCGGATAGATCAGATTACAAGAAAAATCGAACTTATTGGGGAGTTGAATGAGGAGGAAAAGAAAAAATTATTGGAAATTGCGGATAAATGCCCTGTTCACAGAACAATGTCATCCCAGACCACCATTCACACAGAGCTTATAAAATAA
- a CDS encoding sterol desaturase family protein, translated as MQTEKITLEQLRQMDLPEVIIYAAPVMFALVMLEWFISFRKNHKTYVTKEFFSASAIGLVNVGISALLKFSTFAIVLFFYNLSPLRIPFTWWSFPLCLIAIDFCRYWAHRVAHEQRMWWATHVTHHSSENYNFAVSFRLSWTQHIKLIFFLPVALMGFHPVVFFICHQIEVLYQFWIHTEYIGKLHPVIEYIFTTPSHHRVHHARNEKYLDKNYGSTLIIWDRMFGTFQAEEEKPEYGITEPVNSYNPVYLVFHEWVDIVRDLGSVRSPKEAWNIMFGRPADKVKFRQLVEERKKIKKPA; from the coding sequence ATGCAAACAGAAAAAATAACCTTAGAACAGCTAAGGCAAATGGACCTCCCTGAGGTAATTATATACGCTGCTCCTGTTATGTTCGCATTGGTCATGCTCGAATGGTTTATCAGCTTTCGCAAGAACCATAAAACGTATGTCACTAAGGAGTTCTTTTCTGCATCAGCTATAGGTTTGGTAAATGTAGGCATTAGCGCCCTGCTAAAGTTCAGTACATTTGCCATCGTTTTATTTTTCTATAATTTATCGCCTCTGCGAATTCCGTTTACGTGGTGGTCATTTCCCCTTTGCCTTATTGCGATAGACTTCTGCCGCTACTGGGCTCACAGGGTAGCTCATGAGCAGCGCATGTGGTGGGCTACTCATGTGACGCATCACAGCTCTGAAAATTACAACTTTGCAGTGTCTTTCAGGCTGTCATGGACTCAACATATAAAGCTGATTTTCTTCCTTCCGGTTGCCCTTATGGGGTTTCATCCGGTGGTTTTTTTCATTTGCCATCAGATAGAGGTACTTTACCAGTTCTGGATCCATACGGAATATATAGGTAAGCTGCATCCGGTTATTGAATACATATTTACGACGCCAAGCCATCACAGGGTACATCATGCCCGTAATGAGAAGTACCTGGACAAGAACTATGGATCTACACTGATCATATGGGACAGGATGTTTGGCACTTTTCAGGCTGAGGAGGAAAAGCCGGAATACGGAATTACTGAGCCTGTTAACAGCTATAATCCTGTTTACCTCGTATTTCACGAATGGGTGGATATTGTTCGTGACCTGGGTAGTGTACGCAGCCCGAAAGAAGCCTGGAACATTATGTTTGGCAGGCCTGCGGACAAGGTTAAATTCCGGCAGTTAGTTGAAGAACGTAAGAAAATAAAAAAACCTGCCTAA
- a CDS encoding DUF697 domain-containing protein, with protein sequence MKKTIFTFVRYLTLLFLVVFLIFVFNQLSQLYLIARDVGPVFAIVVVTAAALLILGLFLVPVYLYFTLPSALVPPDTEEEFDGYRMQLFQRLKRNKHLKEQGYQLTDITQLEEALSILDARAREIIDQTAKSVFVTTAISQNGKLDALTVFATQTKMVYQIARLYYQRPSLKDLLHLYGNVGAASLFAVSIEEMDITEQIEPVIRSMVKNTAGRSIPFVGSITHIITDSLMEGTVNAFLTLRVGVITSRFCGAVHTLTPAQARRSAFSEASGMLRKLVLSVSGSVINAIMTSAKRAGAQTFQSGVDAVSRVTTQAKSGLVRAVEVPMGWFSKTTKK encoded by the coding sequence ATGAAAAAGACCATTTTTACTTTCGTCAGGTACCTTACGCTCTTATTCCTTGTGGTATTTCTGATATTTGTATTCAATCAGTTAAGTCAATTATATCTCATAGCCAGAGATGTGGGGCCGGTTTTTGCGATAGTAGTGGTTACTGCAGCAGCGCTACTTATACTCGGACTTTTTCTGGTACCAGTCTATTTATATTTTACCCTTCCTTCTGCGTTAGTGCCTCCTGATACGGAAGAGGAGTTTGATGGGTACCGTATGCAGCTTTTTCAACGACTAAAACGAAATAAGCACCTGAAGGAGCAGGGGTATCAGCTTACGGATATTACTCAGCTTGAGGAGGCGCTGTCTATCCTGGATGCCCGAGCCCGGGAAATTATAGATCAGACTGCCAAAAGTGTATTTGTTACCACGGCCATCTCACAGAATGGCAAGCTGGATGCACTGACGGTATTTGCGACACAGACCAAAATGGTTTATCAGATAGCGAGGCTATACTATCAAAGGCCTTCTCTTAAAGATCTGTTACATTTATATGGGAATGTAGGGGCTGCGAGTCTTTTTGCAGTGAGTATAGAAGAGATGGATATAACGGAACAAATAGAGCCGGTAATAAGGAGCATGGTGAAAAATACTGCAGGCAGGTCCATCCCTTTCGTAGGTTCTATCACTCACATTATTACAGACTCCCTTATGGAGGGAACTGTGAATGCTTTTCTGACGCTAAGGGTAGGGGTGATCACGAGCCGGTTCTGTGGGGCGGTTCATACGCTTACTCCTGCTCAGGCCCGCAGGTCTGCCTTTTCTGAAGCCTCAGGCATGTTACGAAAATTGGTGCTTTCTGTATCAGGTTCAGTAATCAATGCCATTATGACATCGGCCAAACGCGCAGGTGCGCAGACCTTTCAGTCTGGTGTGGATGCGGTAAGTAGGGTGACGACGCAAGCTAAATCAGGTCTTGTAAGAGCTGTGGAAGTACCAATGGGCTGGTTTAGTAAAACAACTAAAAAATAA
- a CDS encoding Dps family protein: MDKLRGHKEYEGNPVGLSESTATKIAEELDRHLSTFLLLYQQYHKHHWMVEGPQFRDLHLFFEDNYDQIHEAYDAIAERLTVMGFAPTCHPANMVKLSYIEHEEEGVFRIRDMLTRDMDAERTIAIELRKSIKIAFELEDYATKKLLEGILFETEDRCHHIEHFLGEDSVSVGLIAKPNGLLEQD; encoded by the coding sequence ATGGACAAGCTTAGAGGACATAAGGAGTATGAAGGTAATCCCGTAGGATTATCCGAATCTACTGCTACTAAAATCGCTGAGGAGCTAGACAGACATTTATCAACCTTCTTACTGTTATATCAGCAGTATCACAAACATCACTGGATGGTGGAAGGACCCCAGTTTCGTGACCTTCACTTATTTTTCGAAGACAATTACGATCAGATTCACGAGGCCTATGATGCCATTGCTGAGCGATTGACTGTAATGGGTTTTGCCCCTACATGTCACCCCGCAAATATGGTGAAGCTATCGTACATCGAACATGAAGAAGAAGGGGTATTCCGCATTCGCGATATGCTGACCAGAGACATGGACGCCGAACGTACCATCGCCATTGAGCTCCGCAAAAGCATTAAGATAGCCTTCGAACTTGAAGATTATGCCACGAAGAAATTACTGGAGGGCATTCTGTTCGAAACAGAAGACCGCTGTCACCATATCGAGCACTTCCTGGGTGAAGACTCAGTTTCTGTTGGCCTGATAGCCAAACCAAACGGACTACTCGAGCAAGACTAA
- a CDS encoding ABC transporter ATP-binding protein, which produces MKELSYLNKYFIKYKHFLLLGVLFVTISNIFQIIPALIVRYSFDMIRENYDLYNAFRSLPLQDNILDLFKSSILIYALIIFGIALLRGVFLFLVRQTLIVMSRHIEYDLKNEIYAHYQALPLSFYRKNNTGDLMARISEDVSRVRMYLGPAIMYGLNLVTLFLLIIPHMYLISPKLTLWSLVPLPLLSVSIYFVNNIINKRSEEIQRSLSGLSTFVQEAFSGIRVIKAFTRENNSAEDFDKKSNEYKHKSLRLTFVDSLFFPLIMSLIGLSVILTVFIGGSEVIDGSLSVGNIAEFIIYVNLLTWPVTSVGWVTSIVQRAAASQKRINEFMNTPNPIVSSENLDTQVEGDIKFQEVTFTYPDSGIVALRNVSFHISPGKSLAIIGTTGSGKSTIANLICRLYDTTEGHIKIDDTPIHAFSLKSLRHQIGYVPQDVFLFSDTIENNIAFGVDELTRDQVVQAAKDADLYGQIDSFPKGFDTRIGERGITLSGGQKQRLSIARAIAGDPRLLILDDALSAVDTKTENTILNSMKRIMQGRTSIIISHRVSSAKLADKIIVLDDGVIVEEGTEAELLEANGAYRELYDKQMQADLID; this is translated from the coding sequence TTGAAGGAGCTAAGTTACCTCAATAAGTATTTTATCAAGTACAAGCATTTCCTCCTGTTGGGAGTTCTGTTTGTTACTATATCAAACATATTTCAGATCATTCCTGCACTCATCGTTAGGTATTCTTTCGACATGATCCGTGAGAATTATGATCTTTATAATGCTTTCCGCAGCCTTCCGCTGCAGGATAACATACTCGACCTGTTCAAGTCCAGTATTCTAATTTACGCACTTATTATCTTTGGTATAGCTTTATTGCGTGGCGTTTTTCTCTTTCTGGTACGGCAGACCCTCATTGTTATGTCCCGGCACATTGAGTATGATCTCAAAAATGAGATATACGCCCACTACCAGGCCCTGCCACTATCCTTTTACAGGAAAAATAATACCGGAGACCTCATGGCAAGAATCTCCGAAGACGTAAGCCGTGTCCGTATGTACCTGGGGCCGGCCATCATGTATGGGCTTAACCTGGTAACCCTGTTTCTGCTTATCATCCCACACATGTATCTCATCAGCCCAAAGCTAACCCTCTGGTCACTGGTGCCCCTTCCGCTGCTCTCGGTATCCATATATTTTGTAAACAACATCATTAATAAGCGTTCCGAAGAAATTCAGCGGAGCCTCTCCGGCTTATCCACCTTCGTGCAGGAAGCTTTTAGCGGCATACGTGTCATTAAGGCTTTTACCCGGGAAAATAACAGCGCTGAAGATTTTGATAAAAAGAGCAACGAGTATAAACATAAGTCTCTGCGTCTCACTTTTGTAGACTCCCTGTTTTTTCCCCTTATCATGAGCCTCATCGGCCTCAGTGTTATTCTTACAGTATTCATTGGTGGCTCAGAAGTCATCGACGGAAGCCTTAGCGTGGGCAATATTGCCGAGTTCATCATCTACGTCAATCTACTTACCTGGCCCGTTACGAGTGTGGGGTGGGTGACCTCAATTGTACAGCGAGCAGCCGCCAGCCAGAAGAGGATAAATGAGTTCATGAATACACCTAACCCCATTGTTTCATCCGAAAACCTTGATACACAAGTTGAGGGCGACATTAAATTTCAGGAGGTAACATTCACTTATCCGGATTCAGGCATCGTGGCCCTTCGAAACGTCAGTTTCCATATTTCTCCGGGCAAGTCATTAGCCATTATCGGAACCACCGGTTCTGGTAAAAGCACCATAGCCAACCTGATATGCCGTCTTTACGATACCACCGAAGGGCACATTAAAATAGATGATACCCCCATACACGCCTTTAGCCTCAAAAGTCTGCGCCATCAGATAGGGTACGTGCCTCAGGATGTATTCCTTTTCAGTGACACTATAGAAAACAATATAGCCTTTGGTGTGGATGAACTAACCAGAGATCAGGTAGTCCAGGCAGCCAAAGATGCAGACCTGTATGGTCAGATAGACTCTTTCCCCAAAGGATTTGATACCCGGATTGGAGAAAGGGGTATTACCCTTTCAGGTGGCCAGAAGCAACGCCTCTCCATCGCCAGAGCGATTGCAGGCGATCCAAGACTGCTTATTCTTGATGATGCTCTCTCTGCAGTAGATACCAAAACAGAAAATACAATCCTCAACAGCATGAAGCGAATTATGCAGGGGCGTACATCGATCATCATTTCTCACAGAGTATCCTCTGCCAAGCTCGCAGATAAGATCATTGTGCTCGATGATGGTGTGATAGTGGAAGAGGGTACTGAGGCTGAACTGCTGGAAGCAAATGGTGCCTACCGCGAGCTTTACGATAAACAAATGCAAGCCGACCTGATAGACTAG